In the Sinomonas cyclohexanicum genome, GTGCGATTCCCAGTTGTTGGGCGGCAGCTCGCCGTGCTCGCCGCGCCCGTCACGGAAGATGAAGTGCCCGCGCTCGGTGCTCCCAGGCCCGGCCGCGAGGGCGGCACGGAACATTGCGTGCTCGTTCGAGCAGTGGTTGGGGACGAGGTCCACGATGATGCGCAGGCCGAGGTCGCGGGCTCGTGCGGCGAGGGCGTCGAAGTCGGCGAGCGTGCCGAAGAGCGGGTCGACGTCGCAGTAGTCGGCCACGTCGTACCCGCCGTCGCGCTGGGGCGAGACGAAGAAGGGCGAGAGCCACACCGCGTCGACCCCGAGCTCGGCGACATGGTGGAGTTCGGCCGTGATGCCCGCGAGGTCGCCGACCCCGTCGCCGGACGCGTCGCGGAACGACCGGGGGTAGATCTGGTAGATGACGGCGGAGCGCCACCAGTCCTCGTGCGGGGAGGCCTCGCTGATGCGCACGAGGGGGCCCACGGTCGCGGTCTTCCCTCGTTCTTCGGGGATGGCAGCGGGCGGCGCGGCGGGCAGGACTGGAACGGCAGTCGAAAGAGCCATGCCGGACATCCTGACACATGACACGCCATTCTGGAAGCGCTTACACCCCATGAACCTCATACAAGCAGGGTCCTGCTTTGCGCCCTGCGATCTACTGTGTAGTATCTGCAAGCGTTTCCAATTGTGAGGTGCTTCACTCTCCTGCTCTTTTCGGGAGGTTCGCCTCACCCTTTGACCCAGAAGGGACACCCATGATGGTGCGAATCACCCCGCAGGTGGCACTCAGCCGCCGGAACTTCGTCACCGGCGCGGCCGGGGCCGCCGCACTGCTCGGCCTCGCCGCGTGCGGAGCCAGCACCACGAGCTCGTCGCCGTCGACGCAGGCGAAGAAGGACCTCGCCGCCGGCGGGGCCGGCACGATCACGATGTGGCTCGACGCCGAGCGCGCGCCCGCGCTGAAGGACGTCGCCGAGAAGTTCAAGGCGGACACGGGGATCGAGGTCAAGCTCGTCGTGAAGGACTTCGCCGCGGTCCGCGACGACTTCATCACGCAGGTCCCCACAGGCAAGGGCCCCGACCTGATCGTCGGCCCGCACGACTGGCTGGGCAAGTTCGTCCAGAACGGCGTCATCTCCCCGGTCGAGCTCGGCGACAAGAAGTCCGGATTCCAGGACGCTGCCGTCCGCGCCATGACCTACAACGGCTCCATCTACGGTGTCCCCTACGCGATCGAGAACATCGGCCTGATCCGCAACACGGCCCTTGTCGACTCCGCCGCCACCACGTTCGACGAGGTCCTCAAGAAGGGCGCCGACACGGTCGCGGCCGGCAAGGCCAAGTACGCGTTCCTCGTCGGCCTCGATCCCAAGCAGGGCGACCCGTACCACCTCTACCCGCTCCAGACGTCGATGGGCGTCCAGGTGTTCGGCCTCGATTCCAAGGGCGAGTACGACCCCAAGCAGCTCACGCTCGGCGGCCCCGGCGGCGCAGAGTTCGCCGCCAAGCTCAAGGAGTGGGGCGACACCGGCTCGAAGGTCCTCAACTCCAACATCACGGGCGACATCGCCAAGGAGAAGTTCCTTGCCGGCGAGAGCCCCTACTACCTCACCGGCCCGTGGAACGTGCCGGACATGCAGAAGAAGGGCCTCAAGATCGCGGTCGATCCGCTGCCCAAGGCCGGCGACAAGGATGCCCAGCCGTTCCTCGGCGTCAACGGCTTCTTCATCTCCGCGAAGAGCGCCAACGCCCTCGCGACCAACGAGTTCGTGGTCAACTACCTCACCACCGAGGCGGTCCAGGACTCCATGTTCAAGGCCGGAGGCCGCCCGCCGGCCCTCAAGGCCTCGTTCGAGAAGGCGTCCAGCGACCCGATCGTCAAGGCGTTCGGCGAGATCGGCACCAAGGGCGTCCCGATGCCCGCCATCCCGGCCATGGACGCCGTCTGGGCGGACTGGGGCGCCACCGAGCTGAACCTCATCAAGGGCCTGGGCGGCGACCCCGCCGCGCAGTGGGCCACGATGGCCGCGACCATCAAGGGCAAGATCGGCGCCTAGGCGGCTGAGCCGACCACCGACGGCGGCGCGCACCCGCGCCAGGGGCGCGCGCCGCCGTCGTGCGTTCCCACCGCAGCCCAGGCACGACAACCGAAGGAATCCCCATGCCCCGAGCAGATCAGCTCACCGCCCCGGCGCACGACGACGCCGTCCCCGCCTCCCTGCCCCCCGCACCGCAGCGCGGTGCACCGCAGCGGGCCCGCCGCGGCCCGGACTCGTGGAAGGGCGCCCTGGCCAAGATCGTGCTGCTGGGCCTCGTGGATGCCCTCGCGGTGTACATCTGCATCGCCCTGTTCCTCTCCCACTCGTGGGCGGTGTTCGGGATCGCGGCGGCGGTGACGCTGCTCATCAACTGGACCTACCTCCGCCCGGGCGGCCTCCCGGCGAAGTACCTCGCGCCGGGCGTGCTGTTCCTCGCGGTCTTCCAGGTGTTCGTGGTCGTGTTCTCCGGCTACATCGCGTTCACCAACTACGGCGACGGGCACAACAGCACCAAGGAGGACGCGGTCGCCTCGATCCTGACCTCCTCGCAGAAGCGCGTGCCGGACTCGCCCGCGTACCGCACGTCGGTCGTGACCAAGGACGGCGCCTACTACCTCCTCGTGACTGACCCGAGCGGCACCGCCGAGATCGGCGGGACCGGGAAGAAGCTCGAGCCCGCCCCCGGGGCCGTCAAGGACTCGACCGGCAAGGCCAAGTCCCTCGACGGGTACCAGACCCTCGCGCTCGCCGACCTCGTGGCCCACCAGCAGGACGTCCTGGGGCTCGTGGTGCCGGTCTCGGACAACCCGGGCGACGGCACGCTGCGCACGCAGGACGGCTCGAACGCGTACATCTTCCGCTCGTCCATGGTCTACGACCGCGCCGCGGACACGCTCACGGACAACGACACGGGGACGGTGTACCGAGACTCCGGCCAGGGCGACTTCGTCTCACCGTCCGGCGAGAAGCTCGCGACGGGTTGGAAGATCGACGTCGGCTTCAAGAACTTCGTCACGGCGTTCACCGATCCGGGGCTGCGCGGCCCGCTGCTCGCCGTGACCGCGTGGACGTTCACGTTCGCGATCGCCTCGGTGCTGCTGACGTTCGCGCTCGGACTGTTCCTCGCGATCACGTTCAACCGCGCCGACCTCAAGGGCAGACGTGTCTACCGGATCATCATGATCCTGCCCTACGCGTTCCCGGCGTTCCTCTCGGGCCTCGTGTGGGCTGGCCTGCTCAACCCCGAGTTCGGGTTCATCAACAACGCGCTCCTCGGCGGTGCTCACATCGGCTGGCTCACCGACCCCGTCCTGGCGAAGGTCTCCGTGCTCGTGGTCAACCTGTGGCTCGGCTTCCCGTACATGTTCCTCGTGTGCACGGGCGCGCTCCAGTCGCTTCCCGAGGACGTGGACGAGGCCGCCCGGATGGATGGCGCGAGCCCGTGGCGGATCTTCCGCTCGATCAAGCTCCCGCTCCTGCTCGTCTCGACCGCACCCCTGCTGATCTCCTCGTTCGCGTTCAACTTCAACAACTTCAACGTGATCTACATGCTCACCAACGGTGGCCCGCGCTTCGCGGACACGACCCGGGACATCGGCGCCACGGACATCCTCATCACGCTCGTCTACAAGAGCGCGTTCGGCGTGGGCACCGGACGCGACTACGGCCTCGCGAGCGCCCTCGCGATCATCATCTTCATCATCCGTCGCGACCGTCTCGGCGATCAGCTTCAAGCAGACCAAGGCCCTCGAGGACGTGAACTGACATGAGCATCCAGACCAGCGAGAACGGCCGGACCCTCCGGACCGCTGACGGTACGTCACGCACGACGCCGCCGGCCCCCGCCCGCGGCAGGCTCCCCTTCGGGCGGTGGCTGAGGGAGAAGGGCTGGCGGCACGCCGTCGGCGTGGCCGTGAGCCTGTTCGCGGTGTTCCCGCTCCTGTATGTCCTCTCGGCCGCGTTCAACCCCTCGGGGACCCTCGCCGGGGCCGCGTCGCTGTTCGCGAACGTCTCCCTGGACAACTTCATCAAGCTGTTCGGCAACGACCAGCGGCCGTTCGGCATGTGGTTCGTCAACACGCTCTACGTGGGAGTCGTGACCTCCTCCGCCGCGAGCGTGCTCCTTGGGGCCCTGGCCGCGTACGCGTTCTCCCGCATGCGCTTCACCGGCCGGCGCGTGGGACTGCTCAGCCTGCTCCTGCTGCAGATGTTCCCCCAGCTGCTCGCCGTCGTCGCGATCTTCCTGCTCCTGAACGGGATCGGCGAGGTCATCCCGGCCCTCGGGCTGGGCAGCCAGCTCGGCCTCATCATGGTGTACCTCGGCGGTGCGCTCGGCGTGAACACGTACCTCATGTACGGGTTCTTCAACACCGTTCCCGTCTCCCTTGACGAGGCCGCGAAGATCGACGGTGCGAGCCACGTGCAGATCTTCTTCGGCATCATCCTGCGTCTCGTCACCCCGATCCTCGCCGTCGTCGGGCTCCTGACGTTCATCGGCATCTCGAGCGAGTTCGTCATCGCGTCCGTGGTCCTCACCGATCCGAACACGCAGACGCTCGCCGTGGGCCTGTACTCGTTCGTCGCGAACCAGCGCACTGAAGACTGGGGCGTCTTCGCCGCCGGCGCCGTGCTCGCCGCGCTGCCCGTCATGGCCCTGTTCCTGTTCCTCCAGCGGTACATCGTCTCCGGGCTCGTGGCAGGCTCGGTCAAGGGATGATCCCCGCCACCACGGTCCCGGGGCTCGAGGCGCACCACGACGGGTCGCCCCTGTACGTCCATGGCGGGCACGACGGGTCCGGGCACCTCGGCCTCGGGGACGAGGCCCGGGTGCGGGTGCGCACGCGGGAGGGCAGCGGCGTCGTGCGCGTGTGGGTACGCACGGTCGAGGACGCCGAGCCGCGCTTCGCCCCCGCGCGGCACCTGGGCGCGGCTGCCGGCTGGGACTGGTGGGAGGGGCGCGTGCGCGTGCACAACCCCGTGGCCCGGTACCGCTTCCTGCTCGAGCGGGAGCACGACGGCGCGGGCTCGCCGCCCGCGTGGCTCAACGCCGCAGGCATGTGGGGCCACGACGTCCCGGATGTGGCCGACTTCCGCCTGACCGCCGCTGCCCCCGGGCCGGGTTGGGCCGCTGGCGCGGTCACGTACCAGGTCTTCCCGGACAGGTTCGCGCGTTCGACGGAGCGCGCGCTGGCCGAGTCCGCGGCAGCGGAGGGCGCGTCCGGGTGGGCCGCACCCGACTGGGCCGTGCCCGCGATGTGGGGCGACGCCGTCGTGCACGAGGGCCCTGACACACCGCGGCAGCTGTTCGGCGGCGATCTCGACGGGATCCGCGAACACCTCGACCACCTCGAGGAGCTCGGCGTCGAGGTCCTCTACCTCACGCCGATCTTCCCGGCGCGGTCCAACCACCGCTACGACGCCTCGACGTTCCGCCATGTCGACCCGATCCTTGGCGGGGACTCCGCGCTCGTGCGCCTCGTCACGGCGTGCCACGCCCGCGGCATCCGCGTCATCGGTGACCTCACCGCAAACCACACCGGCGACGCCCACGAGTGGTTCCAGCGGGCGGCCGCTTCTCGCGCCCGCGCCGACGGCACAGGTGCTGGTGCGACGTCGTCCGCCGCCGAGCGCGACTACTACTACTTCGGCCCCGACGGCACGTACGAGGCCTGGTGGGGGGTGCCGAGCCTGCCCAAGCTCGACTGGGCCTCGCTGGCCCTCCGCGGCGAGTTCCTCGAGGGCCCCGGCTCGGTCGTGGCGCAGTGGCTCCGTGAGCCGTACCGGCTCGACGGCTGGCGCCTCGACGTGGGCAACATGACCGGGCGCCTCGGCGCGGTGGACCACCATACGGACGTGTTCCGCGTGCTGCGGGCCACCGCGCTCGCGGCCAGGCCGGATGCGCTGCTGATCGCGGAGTCCACGAACGATGCCTCGGCGGACTTCCAGGGGGATACGTTCCACGGCTCCATGAGCTACGCCTCGCTCACCCGGCCGCTCTGGGGCTGGCTCGCGGACGGTATTGCGGTGAACTACTTCGGTGCCCCGTCCGGCCGACCTCCACGGATCCCGGCCGAGGGCTTCCTCGCCCAGTACCGCGCGTTCTCCGCGGCCTATCCCTGGGACGTCCGGCTGCGCTCGCTCAGCGCGATCGACACCCACGACACCGCCCGCGCGGCGACCGCGATGGTCCCGGGCGGCCAGCAGGTCGCCGCCGTGCTCGCGTTCACGCTGCCCGGCATGCCGATGGTCTTCGCCGGCGACGAGTTCGGGCTCGAAGGGGTCAACGGTGAGGACTCCCGGACTCCGATGCCGTGGGACGCGCCCGAACGGGTGGTCGCCGACCTGCGCGGCCTGTACTCGCGGCTCGGGCGCTTGCGGGACGAGCCCACACTGCGGATCGGGTCGCTGCGCTGGCTGTGGGCCCGGGGCGATCTCCTCGTATTCGTGCGCGAGCTGCCGGAGGCGACGTTCCTCGTGGCCGCCGCGCGGGCCGCGACCGCCGTCGCACTTCCTGCCGGCGTGCTGCCCGAGGGGTGGCCGGGCGCGGAGCCCGCGCTCGCCGTCGGACGCCTCGTGCTGGAACCCGCTGATGCGCGCCCTCGCCCGGATGCGCAAGGCGCCGCCGCGCACGACGGCGCGGCCCGTCTCGCCGCCGAGGGGCCGGCCGCCGTCGTGTGGCGCCTCGCAGGGCCCGGGCTGCCCGCCGAGGGTTGAGCGGCGCGCGAGCAGGCGGGAGGATGCTGCCCATGAGCGCATTCGAGGGGTTCCCGGCAGAGGGGACCGAGTTCTACGCGGGGCTCGAGGAGAACAACACCAAAGAGTGGTGGACCGAGCACAAGGACGTGTACGAGCGGGCCGTGCGCGGCCCCATGACGGCACTGCTCGACGAGCTGTCCACGGAGTTCGGCGAGGCCAAGGCGTTCCGCCCGTACCGCGACGTGCGCTTCAGCAAGGACAAGTCGCCGTACAAGACCCACCAGGGCGGCTTCGCTCAGACCACCGAGGGGACCGGCTACTACCTGCACCTCGACGCCGACGGGCTCACCGTGGGCGGGGGCTACCACTCGCCCGCGCCGGCCCAGATCGCGAGGTTCCGCGCCGCCGTCGACGCCCCGGCTTCAGGGGGCGAGCTCCAGCAGATCGTCGACGCGCTGCGCGCCGACGGCTACGCGATCAACGGCGAGCGGCTCAAGACGGTTCCGCGCGAGTACGCCAAGGACCACCCTCGCGGCGAGCTGCTCAAGCACAAGTCGCTCACCGCGGGCAAGGCGTTCGGGACCCCGGAATGGCTCGGCACGCCGGAGGCGCTCGAGCGCGTGCGGGCCAGCTGGACCGAGCTGAGGCCGCTCGTGGAGTGGCTCACGGAGCACCTCGGTTAGTCGAGCTCCTCCAGGGCCCGGTGGCGGGCCTCCTCGCTCTCGATGACCTTGAGCATCTGCGTGTCCGGGTTCAGCATGATGGCTGCCTCGTCGCGGCGGTGCCGCAGCACGTTGTCGATGTAGGACTGCACCGTCTCGGCGAGCGGGATGTACCGCTCGAGCCGCTCCGACATGTACCAGCGGTGCTCGAGGACCTGGTGCACCACCTCGGCGGGCTCGAGCTTGCCGGAGAGCTCCCGGGGAATCGCCTTGACGATGGGCTCGAACACCTGGCTGACCCACGCGTGCGCGCTGATCTCCTCGTCCTGGCCGGCGTAGTTCTCTGCCCGGAACGTGTCCATGTCGTTCAGGAGCCTGCGCGCCTGGTTCTCCTGGGCGTCGATGCCCGTGAGCCGGATCAGCCGGCGCTGGTGGTGGCCGGCGTCGACCACCTTGGGCTGGAGCTGGATCGTGGCGCCGTCCGGCGTCGTCTTGATCACGTACTCCTCGACGTCGAAGCCGAGCTCGTTGAGCCGCCGGATCCGGGCGGCCACCCGCCACCGCTCGCCCAGCTCGAACGATTCCTTCTCCGTCAGCTCCGCCCACAGGTTGCGGTACGAGTCCATGATCCGCTCGCTCGTGGCTACTGGGTCCACGACCTCGTCGATGAGCCCGCCCTCGAGGAGGTCCATCATCTCGCCCGCGATGTTCACCCGGGCGATCTCGAGATCGTACTCGCGCTGGCCGGTCGAGAGGTCCGGGTACAGCTCGCCCGTCTCGGCGTCGACGAGGTAGGCGGCGAATGCGCCGGCGTCGCGCCGGAACAGCGTGTTGGAGAGGGAAACGTCGCCCCAGTAGAAGCCCACGAGGTGCAGCTGGACCAGCAGCAGGGCCTGGGCATCGATGAGGCGCGTGAGCGTGTCCCGGCGCAGCTTCTGCGAGAACAGGGCACGGTAGGGGAGCGAGAACTTGAGGTGCCGCGTCACGAGCGCCGTGTCGAGCGGCCGACCGTCAGGGGTGTGGCGGTCGCGGATGACGGCGACTGGCTCAACGCACGGGACATCGAGCCGCTGGAGCTTGCGCAGCATGTGGTACTCGTGTCGGGCCACGTGTTCGCTCGTCTCCTTGACGGCGATGACCGAGCCGCCGAGCTTCGCGAAGCGCACGATGTGCCGCGAGATGCCGCGGGGGAGCGCCGCGAGGTACTCCTCGGGCCAGTCCTCGAGCGCCACGTGCCACGGAAGGTCCAGGAGCTCCGGGTCGGCCACGGCCGCGGTGATGTTCAGCGACCCCAGTGCTGCGGCCGGCTCGGGCGCGGGTCCGCTCCGTGCCAGCTTTCCCACCTCGTCGTAGTCCGTTGGCTCGTCCTGCCACGTGGCGCTCTGGTCAGTCATGGGTACATTCTCCTGCGTCTTGCTGGGTTGACCAGAAACACGGCGTGCCCGCCGGGAGGACCCGGCGGGCACGTCATTGTGATGGGTTGCTGGCGGTCGGCTCCGGTCAGTCGCCGAGGCGCTCGCCGGTCTTCGTGTCGAAGAGGTGCACGTGGCCCTGCTGCGGGCGGACCCACACCTTGTCGCCCTTCATCGGGGGGCGGCGGCCGTCGACGCGGGCCACGATGTCGTGGTCCTGGCCGTCGAGCGTGGTGTGGCCGTACACGTAGGCGTCGGCGCCGAGCTCCTCGACCACGTCCACCTCGACCTCGAGGCCCTCGCCCTGCGGCGCGGACTCGAGGTCCTCGGGGCGGACGCCGAGGGTGACGGTGGAGCCGGTGGCCCCGGCGAGGACGTCGCGGGCCACGGGGTAGACGATGCCGCCGAACTTCACGCCTCCGTCCGCCTCCGGGAGCTCGAGAAGGTTCATGGCGGGCGAGCCGATGAAGCCGGCCACGAACACGTTCTCCG is a window encoding:
- a CDS encoding sugar ABC transporter permease, whose amino-acid sequence is MSIQTSENGRTLRTADGTSRTTPPAPARGRLPFGRWLREKGWRHAVGVAVSLFAVFPLLYVLSAAFNPSGTLAGAASLFANVSLDNFIKLFGNDQRPFGMWFVNTLYVGVVTSSAASVLLGALAAYAFSRMRFTGRRVGLLSLLLLQMFPQLLAVVAIFLLLNGIGEVIPALGLGSQLGLIMVYLGGALGVNTYLMYGFFNTVPVSLDEAAKIDGASHVQIFFGIILRLVTPILAVVGLLTFIGISSEFVIASVVLTDPNTQTLAVGLYSFVANQRTEDWGVFAAGAVLAALPVMALFLFLQRYIVSGLVAGSVKG
- a CDS encoding glycoside hydrolase family 13 protein, with the protein product MIPATTVPGLEAHHDGSPLYVHGGHDGSGHLGLGDEARVRVRTREGSGVVRVWVRTVEDAEPRFAPARHLGAAAGWDWWEGRVRVHNPVARYRFLLEREHDGAGSPPAWLNAAGMWGHDVPDVADFRLTAAAPGPGWAAGAVTYQVFPDRFARSTERALAESAAAEGASGWAAPDWAVPAMWGDAVVHEGPDTPRQLFGGDLDGIREHLDHLEELGVEVLYLTPIFPARSNHRYDASTFRHVDPILGGDSALVRLVTACHARGIRVIGDLTANHTGDAHEWFQRAAASRARADGTGAGATSSAAERDYYYFGPDGTYEAWWGVPSLPKLDWASLALRGEFLEGPGSVVAQWLREPYRLDGWRLDVGNMTGRLGAVDHHTDVFRVLRATALAARPDALLIAESTNDASADFQGDTFHGSMSYASLTRPLWGWLADGIAVNYFGAPSGRPPRIPAEGFLAQYRAFSAAYPWDVRLRSLSAIDTHDTARAATAMVPGGQQVAAVLAFTLPGMPMVFAGDEFGLEGVNGEDSRTPMPWDAPERVVADLRGLYSRLGRLRDEPTLRIGSLRWLWARGDLLVFVRELPEATFLVAAARAATAVALPAGVLPEGWPGAEPALAVGRLVLEPADARPRPDAQGAAAHDGAARLAAEGPAAVVWRLAGPGLPAEG
- a CDS encoding sugar ABC transporter substrate-binding protein — its product is MMVRITPQVALSRRNFVTGAAGAAALLGLAACGASTTSSSPSTQAKKDLAAGGAGTITMWLDAERAPALKDVAEKFKADTGIEVKLVVKDFAAVRDDFITQVPTGKGPDLIVGPHDWLGKFVQNGVISPVELGDKKSGFQDAAVRAMTYNGSIYGVPYAIENIGLIRNTALVDSAATTFDEVLKKGADTVAAGKAKYAFLVGLDPKQGDPYHLYPLQTSMGVQVFGLDSKGEYDPKQLTLGGPGGAEFAAKLKEWGDTGSKVLNSNITGDIAKEKFLAGESPYYLTGPWNVPDMQKKGLKIAVDPLPKAGDKDAQPFLGVNGFFISAKSANALATNEFVVNYLTTEAVQDSMFKAGGRPPALKASFEKASSDPIVKAFGEIGTKGVPMPAIPAMDAVWADWGATELNLIKGLGGDPAAQWATMAATIKGKIGA
- a CDS encoding DUF4032 domain-containing protein → MTDQSATWQDEPTDYDEVGKLARSGPAPEPAAALGSLNITAAVADPELLDLPWHVALEDWPEEYLAALPRGISRHIVRFAKLGGSVIAVKETSEHVARHEYHMLRKLQRLDVPCVEPVAVIRDRHTPDGRPLDTALVTRHLKFSLPYRALFSQKLRRDTLTRLIDAQALLLVQLHLVGFYWGDVSLSNTLFRRDAGAFAAYLVDAETGELYPDLSTGQREYDLEIARVNIAGEMMDLLEGGLIDEVVDPVATSERIMDSYRNLWAELTEKESFELGERWRVAARIRRLNELGFDVEEYVIKTTPDGATIQLQPKVVDAGHHQRRLIRLTGIDAQENQARRLLNDMDTFRAENYAGQDEEISAHAWVSQVFEPIVKAIPRELSGKLEPAEVVHQVLEHRWYMSERLERYIPLAETVQSYIDNVLRHRRDEAAIMLNPDTQMLKVIESEEARHRALEELD
- a CDS encoding DUF2461 domain-containing protein, with translation MSAFEGFPAEGTEFYAGLEENNTKEWWTEHKDVYERAVRGPMTALLDELSTEFGEAKAFRPYRDVRFSKDKSPYKTHQGGFAQTTEGTGYYLHLDADGLTVGGGYHSPAPAQIARFRAAVDAPASGGELQQIVDALRADGYAINGERLKTVPREYAKDHPRGELLKHKSLTAGKAFGTPEWLGTPEALERVRASWTELRPLVEWLTEHLG